Proteins co-encoded in one Gemmatimonadaceae bacterium genomic window:
- the ftsH gene encoding ATP-dependent zinc metalloprotease FtsH: protein MSAAQHESGAGDHQQPGGKRAGPKAWLVWVTIIALLLLPQIFGPAFGLKQIPYSVFSQKLDSGLVQSVQVGDTYITGTLKPPGVDGETQFVTTRVEPAIADRLASKGVPFSGAPRSTMIEGLLLWVLPALLFVGVWWFFARRALGQQATGVFGVGKSRARVYAEKDTKVTFDDVAGVDEAKAELLEVVAFLRDPTGFSRLGAHLPKGVLLVGPPGTGKTLLARAVAGEAGVPFFSINGSEFVELFVGVGAARVRDLFAQARQTAPCIIFIDEVDALGRARGATVISGANDEKEQTLNQLLAEMDGFDPKSGVVLLAATNRPETLDPALLRAGRFDRQVLVDRPDRVGRVQILRVHVRKVPMAPDLDLDHVAALTPGFTGADLANLVNEAALAATRRGADLVSFDDFSTAVERIVAGLAKRSRVLSPREREITAYHEMGHALVALATPGADPVQKVSIIPHGLGALGFTLQRPSEERYIATQDELEGKLTVMLGGRAAELTVFGELSTGAADDLVRATDLAREMVTRFGMDETVGHVVYGQSSSPFLPQPSYAPIEPPPYSNQTAREIELGVRRLMQDGLGRALAVLAANRKPLDEGAHLLLEHETLTRDQLPALVTPPAAPVPAPASRDAREPAGAA, encoded by the coding sequence ATGAGTGCAGCGCAGCACGAGAGCGGCGCGGGGGACCACCAGCAGCCGGGCGGAAAGCGCGCCGGCCCGAAGGCGTGGCTGGTGTGGGTGACGATCATCGCGCTGCTCCTGCTGCCGCAGATCTTCGGACCCGCGTTCGGGCTCAAGCAGATCCCGTACAGCGTGTTCTCGCAGAAGCTGGATTCGGGACTCGTCCAGAGCGTGCAGGTGGGCGACACGTACATCACCGGCACCCTCAAGCCGCCGGGCGTGGATGGGGAAACGCAGTTCGTCACCACGCGCGTGGAACCGGCCATCGCCGACCGTCTGGCGTCCAAGGGCGTGCCGTTCTCGGGCGCGCCGCGCAGCACGATGATCGAAGGGCTGCTGCTGTGGGTGCTCCCGGCGCTCCTGTTCGTGGGCGTATGGTGGTTCTTCGCGCGGCGCGCGCTGGGGCAGCAGGCAACGGGCGTGTTCGGCGTGGGGAAGAGCCGGGCCCGCGTCTATGCGGAGAAGGACACCAAGGTCACGTTCGACGACGTGGCGGGCGTGGACGAGGCCAAGGCGGAACTGCTCGAGGTGGTGGCATTCCTGCGCGATCCCACCGGCTTCAGCCGATTGGGCGCGCACCTGCCCAAGGGCGTGCTGCTCGTGGGGCCGCCGGGCACCGGCAAGACGCTGCTCGCGCGCGCCGTGGCGGGCGAGGCGGGCGTGCCCTTCTTCTCGATCAACGGGTCGGAGTTCGTGGAGCTGTTCGTGGGCGTGGGCGCCGCCCGCGTGCGCGATCTGTTCGCGCAGGCCCGCCAGACAGCGCCGTGCATCATCTTCATCGACGAGGTGGACGCGCTGGGCCGGGCCCGCGGCGCCACGGTGATCAGCGGCGCCAACGACGAGAAGGAGCAGACGCTCAACCAGCTCCTGGCCGAGATGGACGGGTTCGATCCCAAGAGCGGCGTGGTGCTGCTGGCGGCCACCAACCGTCCCGAGACCCTCGATCCAGCGCTCCTCCGCGCCGGACGCTTCGACCGCCAGGTGCTGGTGGACCGGCCGGACCGCGTGGGGCGCGTGCAGATCCTCCGCGTGCACGTGCGCAAGGTGCCCATGGCGCCCGACCTCGACCTGGACCACGTGGCGGCGCTGACGCCGGGATTCACCGGCGCCGACCTGGCCAATCTCGTGAACGAAGCGGCGCTCGCCGCCACGCGCCGCGGCGCCGACCTCGTGTCCTTCGACGATTTCTCCACGGCCGTGGAGCGCATCGTCGCCGGTCTGGCCAAACGCAGCCGCGTCCTGAGCCCCCGCGAGCGCGAGATCACGGCGTACCACGAGATGGGCCACGCGCTGGTGGCGCTCGCCACGCCAGGCGCAGACCCGGTGCAGAAGGTCTCGATCATTCCGCACGGACTCGGCGCCCTGGGATTCACCCTCCAGCGCCCGTCGGAAGAGCGTTACATCGCCACGCAGGACGAGTTGGAAGGCAAGCTCACGGTGATGCTCGGCGGGCGTGCCGCCGAACTCACCGTGTTCGGCGAGTTGTCCACCGGCGCCGCCGACGATCTGGTGCGCGCCACCGACCTGGCGCGGGAGATGGTCACCCGGTTCGGCATGGACGAGACCGTGGGGCACGTGGTGTACGGCCAGTCGTCCAGTCCGTTCCTGCCGCAGCCGTCGTACGCGCCCATCGAGCCGCCGCCGTACAGCAATCAGACCGCGCGCGAGATCGAGTTGGGCGTGCGCCGCCTGATGCAGGACGGGCTCGGCCGCGCGCTGGCCGTGCTGGCCGCCAACCGCAAGCCATTGGACGAGGGCGCGCACCTGCTGCTGGAGCACGAGACGCTCACGCGCGATCAACTGCCGGCGCTCGTCACCCCGCCCGCCGCGCCCGTGCCGGCGCCGGCATCGCGCGACGCCCGTGAACCGGCGGGCGCCGCATGA
- a CDS encoding helix-hairpin-helix domain-containing protein: MTTFAPAAPVAALSNAGIADRFEEVASLLEAQNASQYRVQAWRGGAATIRHTPQPVAEILEAEGLDGLEQLPGIGPALARAARELAETGTLTTLQRLRGESDPLALLASVPGVGPNLAQRLHDELDLDTLEGLEIAAHDGRLAQVKGFGPKRVAGIRDALGTRLRSRRRAAEPEQSVPTVDELLDVDREYRESARAGTLPRIAPRRYNPTGERWLPVLHTTRGDRHYTALFSNTALAHQLARTHDWLVLYYDGRDGEHQCTIVTAPKGPLRGRRVVRGRERECMAHYHVSA, encoded by the coding sequence ATGACCACGTTCGCCCCTGCCGCGCCGGTGGCCGCGCTGTCCAACGCCGGGATCGCGGACCGCTTCGAGGAGGTGGCGTCGCTGCTCGAAGCACAGAACGCCAGCCAGTACCGGGTGCAGGCGTGGCGCGGCGGCGCGGCGACCATTCGCCACACCCCGCAACCGGTGGCCGAGATCCTGGAGGCCGAGGGACTGGACGGGCTGGAGCAGCTTCCCGGCATAGGCCCGGCGTTGGCGCGGGCGGCGCGCGAGTTGGCGGAGACGGGCACGCTCACCACGCTCCAGCGGCTACGCGGAGAGAGCGATCCGCTGGCGCTGCTCGCGTCGGTGCCCGGCGTGGGCCCCAACCTCGCGCAGCGCCTGCACGACGAACTGGACCTCGATACGCTCGAAGGGCTCGAGATCGCGGCGCACGATGGGCGCCTGGCGCAGGTGAAGGGCTTCGGCCCCAAGCGCGTGGCCGGCATCCGCGACGCGTTGGGCACGCGACTGCGGTCGCGCCGGCGCGCGGCCGAGCCCGAGCAGTCGGTGCCCACGGTGGACGAACTGCTCGACGTGGATCGCGAATACCGGGAATCGGCGCGGGCCGGCACGTTACCGCGCATCGCGCCTCGGCGGTACAATCCCACCGGGGAGCGGTGGCTGCCCGTGCTGCACACCACCCGCGGCGACCGGCACTACACGGCGCTGTTCTCCAACACCGCGCTGGCGCACCAGCTCGCGCGCACGCACGACTGGCTGGTGCTGTACTACGACGGCCGGGACGGCGAGCACCAGTGCACGATCGTCACCGCCCCCAAGGGGCCGCTCAGGGGCCGCCGCGTGGTGCGGGGCCGCGAGCGCGAGTGCATGGCGCACTATCACGTGTCGGCATAG
- a CDS encoding TlpA disulfide reductase family protein, whose translation MSGRRGLGWLVVLGAAAVAAGLYLLLRPMLAAPPLPVTVGSAAPEFRAATLSGSPRTLALRDFAGHPLLLNLWATWCQPCREEMPSFERLYRDDGPRGLRIVAVSVDDPGTDDAIRAFVRQYGLTFDVLHGARSRIMAQYQVRGVPETFLISAQGRIVGTQYGRDWSTPESRALVDSLLFSPAR comes from the coding sequence GTGAGCGGGCGGCGCGGACTCGGGTGGCTCGTGGTGCTGGGGGCGGCGGCGGTGGCTGCCGGCCTGTATCTGCTGCTGCGCCCCATGCTCGCGGCGCCGCCGCTGCCGGTGACGGTGGGATCCGCCGCCCCGGAATTCCGGGCGGCGACGCTGAGCGGCAGTCCGCGCACGCTCGCCCTGCGCGACTTCGCCGGCCATCCGCTGCTTCTCAACCTGTGGGCCACGTGGTGCCAGCCCTGCCGCGAGGAGATGCCGAGCTTCGAGCGGCTCTACCGCGACGACGGACCGCGCGGGTTGCGCATCGTGGCCGTGAGCGTGGACGACCCCGGCACCGACGACGCGATCCGCGCCTTCGTCCGCCAGTACGGGCTCACGTTCGACGTGCTGCACGGCGCCCGGTCCAGGATCATGGCGCAGTATCAGGTGCGCGGCGTGCCGGAGACGTTCCTCATCTCGGCGCAGGGCAGGATCGTGGGCACGCAGTACGGCCGGGATTGGTCCACGCCGGAGAGCCGCGCTCTGGTGGACTCGCTGCTCTTCTCCCCGGCGCGCTGA